A part of Scleropages formosus chromosome 3, fSclFor1.1, whole genome shotgun sequence genomic DNA contains:
- the gng12b gene encoding guanine nucleotide-binding protein G(I)/G(S)/G(O) subunit gamma-12, with protein sequence MSSKVPSSNNIAHARRAVQQLRIEANIERIKVSKASADLMHYCGEHAKYDPLLMGIPASENPFKDKKPCTIL encoded by the exons ATGTCTTCTAAAGTGCCAAGCTCAAACAACATAGCCCACGCACGGAGAGCAGTGCAACAGCTGAGGATAGAGGCCAACATTGAGCGGATAAAG GTGTCAAAGGCCTCAGCTGACCTCATGCACTACTGCGGGGAGCACGCCAAGTACGATCCACTGCTGATGGGCATTCCTGCTTCAGAAAACCCTTTCAAGGACAAAAAGCCCTGCACTATATTGTAA
- the LOC108923747 gene encoding growth arrest and DNA damage-inducible protein GADD45 alpha-like, which produces MTFEEFSGDHSAERMDSVASALEEVLYSALPQGCITVGVYEAAKSLNTDPDNVVLCLLATDEEDAKDVALQIHFTLIQAFCCENDINILRVNNMRRLAEILGGLKQGAEPMDLHCILVTNPHSSTWKDPALSKVNGFCRESRCLDQWVPVINLPER; this is translated from the exons ATGACTTTTGAGGAGTTCAGTGGGGATCACTCTGCAGAAAG gatggactctgtGGCGAGTGCCCTGGAAGAAGTGCTGTACTCTGCTTTACCACAGGGATGCATCACGGTGGGGGTGTATGAGGCGGCGAAGTCCCTCAACAC ggATCCTGACAACGTGGTCCTGTGTCTGTTGGCCACCGACGAAGAGGATGCCAAGGACGTCGCCCtgcagatccacttcaccctgATCCAGGCTTTCTGTTGCGAGAACGACATCAACATCCTGCGGGTGAACAACATGAGGCGCCTGGCTGAGATCCTGGGAGGCCTGAAGCAGGGGGCCGAGCCCATGGACCTGCACTGCATCCTCGTCACT AACCCGCATTCATCCACCTGGAAGGAtccagccttgagcaaggtgaaCGGCTTTTGCAGAGAGAGCCGCTGTCTGGATCAGTGGGTGCCCGTCATCAACCTTCCGGAGCGATGA
- the LOC108923726 gene encoding zinc finger protein 648-like has protein sequence MMAEHTSEEQFSLGGRTVNHERCLDGAGHLAPEGIPFLDADSVVGDSPPSIGEESDSSFVDSCSVSNSSDTEDSSVWKVSKKVSEMLSGSKNSFPVSHSKHCTRISAPVILEQEAICGSKETSSGCWTQGPPKSPQAAAAASSREQEVPVALVVMKKQGTDGDAGDRPYKCEQCGWAFKKASNLRSHEETHRGLKSHVCELCGKAYSHQGTLQQHRRLHTGERPYSCPFCARTYIWSSDFRKHIRTHTGEKPYACATCGKAFVRSSDLRKHERNIHANDKPLPCPQCGKTFNKPLSLLRHQRTHLGERPFRCPDCGKAFAVASRMVEHHKVHMGVRPYICPVCLKAFTKSSNLAEHQTLHTGQRPFKCPDCGVAFALPSRLARHRRVHTAH, from the coding sequence ATGATGGCTGAACACACTTCAGAAGAACAGTTTTCACTGGGGGGCAGAACAGTGAACCATGAAAGGTGTCTGGATGGTGCTGGTCATCTGGCCCCAGAGGGAATCCCTTTCTTGGATGCAGATTCTGTGGTAGGAGATTCTCCTCCATCTATAGGGGAAGAGAGCGACTCGTCCTTTGTGGATTCCTGCAGCGTGTCCAACAGTTCAGACACAGAGGATTCATCTGTCTGGAAAGTCTCCAAAAAGGTCAGTGAAATGCTTTCAGGGAGCAAGAATTCATTTCCCGTGTCCCACAGTAAACATTGCACGCGGATCTCTGCCCCAGTCATACTGGAACAAGAAGCCATTTGTGGCAGCAAGGAGACCAGCTCTGGTTGTTGGACCCAGGGGCCACCTAAATCACCACAGGCAGCTGCAGCAGCGAGCTCCAGGGAGCAGGAAGTGCCAGTGGCTCTGGTGGTGATGAAGAAGCAGGGCACGGACGGTGATGCTGGGGACAGGCCGTACAAATGTGAGCAATGCGGATGGGCTTTCAAGAAGGCCAGCAACTTGCGGAGTCACGAGGAGACACACCGGGGCCTGAAGTCTCACGTGTGCGAACTCTGCGGCAAGGCCTACTCCCATCAGGGCACCCTACAGCAGCACAGGCGCCTGCACACCGGTGAACGTCCGTATTCCTGCCCCTTCTGCGCCCGAACCTACATCTGGTCCTCCGACTTTCGCAAGCACATCCGCACACACACGGGCGAGAAGCCATACGCGTGCGCTACATGCGGCAAAGCTTTTGTCCGCTCTTCGGACCTGCGCAAGCATGAGCGCAACATCCACGCTAATGACAAGCCGCTGCCATGCCCGCAGTGTGGCAAGACCTTCAACAAGCCGCTCTCGTTGCTGCGCCACCAGCGCACTCACCTGGGCGAGAGGCCCTTCCGCTGCCCCGACTGCGGGAAGGCTTTCGCCGTGGCCAGCCGAATGGTGGAGCACCACAAGGTCCACATGGGCGTGCGGCCCTACATCTGCCCCGTGTGCCTCAAGGCCTTCACCAAATCTTCCAACCTGGCTGAGCACCAGACCTTGCACACTGGCCAGAGGCCTTTCAAGTGTCCCGACTGCGGCGTCGCCTTCGCCTTGCCATCGCGCCTGGCTCGGCACCGCCGCGTCCACACTGCGCATTGA